In Cydia strobilella chromosome 22, ilCydStro3.1, whole genome shotgun sequence, one genomic interval encodes:
- the LOC134751379 gene encoding mucin-2-like, with protein MLQPRLYGCAFDMRSFGGFVFALILSSALVSCQDINNEESIEATRIKREGVSENRDLTVLLVNDQQRNDYNSRVGRYHSVKPLIGLLTATARTFIQDGVTTEFATQILGTTLNNGRIYAQLLTKSSLVLYNKAANEDAVAVKPTRVHSAFDGQWSVKQDLGFIDPDKFVLKNTDYLAPGSKMDIVYASKPPQESNFWNAGPTAQEQDNQISEEPTARRVQQNNEIPRFSQNEAFNYLDGPSVDSEKKSDFVVKPAILENINALHRQSKAYEPVTEPIKTDSRIKEELNESNIVKVKPNYDLPTFTIKNEFSPIFYYIDNVESRSPPQPAGQQTKLHKKLFGQKSESRPKKTFTYAGFADFTTVVGDTVIIFTPNTDIARPQSPDEVNVFPSAKQVDKPNTKITFLAADIPVATATYKPHEVNPASKVNTPSSDNVSEKVIYNDEDSLKKVHYDIDNKPSGVSVQSNSGFDFNLDVIQPSEASVPITESTRLTDNLEVIPIQDSAKATEPLTLLRPSATIIEDSKESVITESNVNEDLATSEEEADNTAAEVTEKSEEENEEEDEDEIITPANESGIMTTTESGHSEESYEDIETTTETKHDSEQEVICSNGIETRSVMTTAYKTLTYLTTYFIPLESKVTSNFVKSNVVVESNVGYLTNIACKSDTNIEPTAVVKVNVQSSVHSSLESPEVETEGSVSTPPTQPEVVTEAAPKTTPKQKESSTTTEDKDSENGTTVDNSSQEDEENTEENETTSTQATTTERVSTSQSHVEVSVSTEHSTTPTEKPTSEEEEEDSKENEIDLIYKTLYTTYTYFTTFFGDQRSSVASHKSIVTNVITATINLAKLDPSLLGAFDEDEIAPTSVGIGRPTESFAINSIIDLVKNKDVLESVEGGESYSSQTPTPSLGDDVASIKPDAVKTYFTTYTFFTTIYVGTDANVCSRSEVYTNYVGPDELIPTKSNPLGTEKTKAQFDFRNCKQIKREPPASPEENSSMESSVSMEENDEKPTNENKDTLPQPTPVEVDMLFSVESNPLDTDNSYTDTVTDVKSSSSRGERQYIENNNVLDDQISSESNIDEIMPSPTLLLQTSYTTFTYFTTMYIGKDSSKVKSRLETITNVVTETITPKKEAEEESNLPITYYTTFTYWTTLYKDKSTTIRSREEIVSNIVTPVVQIAPTISPIDTTPIDIESVLPPKQLEVEIKPSLIENSPEQDDDKATFYTTYTYFTTFYAGNTSRIRSSLETVTNIVDNTKVIEDNQLGRKVPTGAVDKNLIQDNGEKPHISPTVVKEEIKPTKLPDISGASPTVLVGTYIDNLFAEIKPADNNTPPDTDKKILFSQVAVISGDSVLITDDNKTLITDSTTKVPETNGTTTPGASIISPTPEVIESSVAEPDTTTEAHESEEEEEEDDGSSRKKSRLTFTTKKPSFTPVIIPFASRNRPTFSPKARVPSLGSATTITRADFTPTITATPTLKSVRPSGFGGNRKASSFGGSSNAGKRFTGRSGISNPSANVPSASRSGGFGGRPSIQPTSRRTGFRSSSIRANSLDFASRSAIPKIRPTASSRLRGNRNSASVSLPPPEQNESETSGTQQEETVTEALNEVTEAPVRTTSNPLLRFRRPPVARQPGTAVTPRATNPSTRRTATSRGRLTTTTRRPTTRSTTNPLLSLRRQRPQNSLFPRRNLFKQPEPEPEEDIKENEQEVEESEELLEGEEFEEDNDYESSNRKEQQVATPSTPAPKRNVVSIRPFSRRRVKRQVDYGNRKYTNFRRPGLKSASTKAPESEPETEPPAPVTQKVRPGNRFNSRLSSSSRTTTTAPQKSSQRQPFIVRGESRTTTTSAPAYRRSSKSRASSRTTTLSSRPKAPKLLNSRSQSERSRSPSRSSTSRSRTRTTTSRGSSRQRNSFENFSGERQNYKSIVDNGKITITHQIPTEVTIPVVNGKITEYKNVLTAKPSIEVLLRNQVATTLGPLGNQQLVLASESTKLAENGATELIKFYLHETPTRTVIFTPTTIRGRKTSYSHVLPSTVYNVEPVTQTIAPEINANVPLANLLLSQLLLGNQQPAINPLLALQGQGLLPQQPVIQTPVTEYKTRATTYVTTLTDARETVLPITFKGKAILTTIVDPTINVITATEYVTDTIVSTPTALAPPPQFNSLLLLLQQQQQQQQAIANPLLQTPNPLLGLGQPDLNLLQNNNLNNDIYSNSPKPNILQDLNSNEDFGDEVQDIEEDAPPPPPPTRTRNKPRVPKPAPPKLTSVVTMYVSGRYPGEFSTVLSTVVVDDTQTVRKREAVYYEDIEVLPSILPSVGQLASSQSDSALENSIVSGTEEYLDDSRFKGQIETQSLESIVGSLSEHIRYDASPTYVVKLATATAIRDLNFRSVDDVS; from the exons ATATTAATAATGAAGAATCAATAGAAGCAACTAGGATAAAAAGGGAAGGCGTCTCAGAAAACAGGG ACTTGACTGTGTTGCTCGTCAACGACCAACAACGGAACGACTATAACTCGAGAGTGGGGAGGTACCACAGCGTGAAGCCTCTCATCGGGTTACTGACTGCGACAGCCAGGACGTTCATCCAAGATGGCGTGACGACCGAGTTCGCCACTCAAATACTTGGCACCACCCTGAACAACGGGCGCATCTATGCGCAACTCCTCACAAAGTCTTCtcttgttttgtacaataaggCGGCAAATGAGGACGCAGTCGCGGTGAAACCGACGCGTGTGCATTCCGCTTTCGACGGCCAATGGAGCGTCAAGCAAGATTTAGGCTTTATTGACCCTGATAAGTTTGTCCTTAAAAACACTGATTACCTTGCACCGGGCAGTAAAATGGACATAGTGTACGCTAGTAAACCTCCGcaagaaagcaatttttggAATGCGGGTCCTACTGCTCAAGAACAAGATAACCAGATTTCAGAGGAGCCAACGGCACGTAGAGTTcaacaaaataatgaaattcCCCGATTTTCACAAAATGAAGCCTTTAACTACCTTGACGGTCCATCAGTCGACAGCGAAAAGAAGTCCGATTTCGTCGTGAAACCAGCCATTCTAGAAAATATAAATGCTTTGCATCGTCAAAGTAAAGCTTATGAACCTGTAACAGAACCTATTAAAACAGATTCTCGAATTAAGGAAGAATTAAACGAATCAAATATTGTCAAAGTTAAACCCAATTACGATTTACCGACTTTTACGATTAAAAACGAATTTTcgcctattttttattatatagacAATGTTGAGTCTCGTAGCCCTCCGCAACCGGCAGGGCAGCAaactaaattacataaaaaattgtTTGGCCAAAAAAGCGAATCGAGACCAAAGAAAACGTTCACATATGCTGGGTTTGCTGACTTCACGACTGTGGTTGGTGAtacagttattatttttactcctAACACTGATATTGCTCGTCCACAAAGTCCAGACGAAGTAAACGTTTTTCCCTCAGCTAAACAAGTCGATAAAcctaatacaaaaataacttttcttGCTGCCGATATTCCTGTAGCTACTGCGACGTATAAACCTCACGAAGTTAATCCGGCCAGTAAAGTAAACACTCCTAGTAGTGACAATGTTTCTGAAAAAGTTATATACAACGATGAAGATAGTCTTAAAAAGGTGCATTATGACATTGATAATAAACCATCGGGTGTTTCAGTTCAAAGCAATAGTGGATTTGATTTTAACTTAGATGTCATTCAACCTTCAGAAGCTTCGGTACCAATAACAGAAAGTACGCGCCTTACCGATAATTTAGAAGTAATTCCAATACAAGACAGCGCAAAAGCTACAGAACCACTAACATTATTGAGACCATCTGCTACTATAATTGAGGACTCTAAAGAATCAGTGATCACGGAGAGCAATGTAAATGAAGATTTAGCAACTTCTGAAGAAGAAGCAGACAACACAGCCGCGGAAGTTACAGAAAAATCGGAAGAAGAAAATGAAGAGGAGGATGAAGATGAAATTATCACTCCAGCAAATGAGTCTGGAATAATGACAACTACTGAAAGTGGTCATAGCGAGGAATCTTATGAAGATATAGAGACAACCACTGAGACGAAACACGATAGTGAACAAGAGGTTATTTGTTCCAACGGTATCGAAACGAGATCCGTTATGACAACCGCTTACAAAACACTAACTTATTTGACAACCTACTTTATTCCACTCGAAAGCAAGGTAACAAGTAATTTTGTAAAATCGAACGTAGTCGTTGAAAGCAACGTAGGCTACCTGACTAATATTGCATGTAAGTCTGATACCAACATAGAACCAACGGCTGTTGTCAAAGTGAATGTGCAGTCATCTGTACATAGCAGCTTGGAATCTCCTGAAGTTGAAACCGAAGGATCGGTATCTACACCTCCAACACAGCCGGAGGTAGTTACTGAAGCTGCACCAAAGACAACTCCTAAACAAAAAGAAAGCTCAACAACGACTGAAGATAAGGACAGCGAGAATGGAACTACGGTCGATAACAGTTCACAAGAAGATGAAGAAAATACGGAAGAAAATGAAACAACAAGCACGCAGGCGACAACGACTGAACGTGTTTCAACTAGTCAAAGTCATGTAGAGGTATCGGTTAGCACAGAACATTCTACAACGCCGACTGAGAAGCCTACttctgaagaagaagaagaggatagcaaagaaaatgaaattgatttgatttataaaaCACTTTACACTACTTATACCTACTTTACCACGTTCTTTGGAGATCAAAGATCGAGTGTCGCTAGCCACAAATCCATTGTAACTAATGTTATTACTGCGACGATAAATCTTGCTAAGTTAGATCCTTCCTTATTAGGTGCATTTGACGAGGATGAAATTGCACCAACTAGCGTAGGAATCGGTCGTCCTACTGAATCTTTTGCCATCAACAGCATAATTGATTTAGTCAAAAATAAAGATGTTCTTGAATCCGTCGAAGGAGGTGAGAGCTATAGTTCTCAGACGCCTACTCCGTCATTAGGTGATGATGTAGCTAGTATTAAACCAGACGCTGTCAAAACGTACTTTACGACTTATACATTCTTCACGACGATTTATGTAGGAACTGATGCTAACGTATGCAGCAGAAGCGAAGTGTATACAAACTACGTGGGACCTGATGAATTGATTCCAACTAAGAGCAATCCTTTAGGTACGGAAAAAACTAAAGCTCAGTTTGATTTTAGAAATTGTAAACAGATTAAAAGAGAACCACCAGCGAGTCCAGAAGAAAACTCATCAATGGAATCATCGGTAAGTATGGAAGAAAATGATGAAAAGCCTACTAATGAAAACAAAGATACACTTCCACAGCCTACACCTGTAGAAGTTGACATGTTATTCAGTGTAGAGTCCAACCCATTAGATACCGATAACTCTTACACAGACACGGTAACAGAtgttaaatcatcatcatctagaGGTGAAAGGCAGTACATAGAAAATAACAATGTATTAGATGATCAAATTAGCTCTGAGAGTAACATTGATGAAATTATGCCATCGCCCACACTTCTGCTACAAACAAGTTACACGACATTCACTTATTTCACAACTATGTACATTGGAAAAGACTCAAGCAAAGTAAAGAGTAGATTAGAGACTATTACTAACGTAGTAACTGAGACGATAACACCTAAAAAAGAGGCAGAAGAAGAGAGTAACTTGCCAATTACTTATTACACCACATTTACTTATTGGACCACTCTTTACAAAGACAAATCAACCACAATTAGAAGTCGAGAAGAAATTGTTTCAAATATAGTCACCCCTGTTGTTCAAATCGCACCAACTATCAGTCCTATTGATACTACACCGATTGATATCGAAAGTGTCTTACCGCCGAAACAATTAGAAGTTGAAATAAAACCCTCACTTATCGAAAATAGTCCTGAACAAGATGATGATAAAGCTACTTTTTACACAACATACACATACTTCACGACCTTTTATGCTGGTAATACTTCCCGGATTAGAAGCAGTTTAGAAACGGTCACCAACATTGTTGATAACACTAAAGTAATAGAAGACAATCAGTTAGGACGAAAGGTACCAACTGGAGCAGTAGATAAAAATCTCATACAAGACAATGGTGAAAAACCACATATATCTCCAACGGTTGTAAAAGAAGAAATTAAACCCACAAAATTACCCGATATATCGGGCGCATCTCCAACGGTTCTTGTTGGCACATATATTGATAATCTATTTGCGGAAATTAAACCAGCGGACAATAATACGCCTCCTGATACTGATAAAAAGATACTCTTTTCGCAAGTTGCTGTTATTTCAGGTGATTCAGTATTAATCACTGATGACAATAAAACTTTGATCACGGATTCTACAACAAAAGTACCTGAAACAAACGGCACGACCACACCAGGAGCTTCTATAATCAGCCCAACTCCAGAAGTTATTGAAAGTTCAGTTGCGGAACCAGATACAACAACAGAAGCCCACGAATCAGAAGAAGAAGAGGAAGAAGATGACGGATCCTCGAGAAAGAAATCTCGTTTAACCTTTACTACAAAGAAACCTTCATTTACTCCTGTTATTATTCCATTTGCGTCTAGGAATAGACCTACTTTCAGTCCCAAAGCAAGAGTTCCTTCACTTGGTAGCGCTACAACGATTACTCGGGCTGACTTTACACCGACTATAACTGCAACACCAACGTTAAAATCTGTAAGGCCATCTGGATTTGGAGGAAACAGAAAAGCATCTTCATTTGGAGGATCTTCTAACGCTGGAAAGAGATTCACCGGACGAAGCGGCATCTCAAACCCTTCAGCGAATGTACCCTCTGCATCACGTTCAGGTGGGTTCGGCGGTAGACCATCTATTCAGCCTACTTCGAGACGAACTGGCTTCAGGTCAAGCTCTATCAGAGCAAACAGCTTAGACTTCGCTAGTAGGTCAGCGATTCCAAAAATACGACCTACTGCTTCGTCGAGACTCAGGGGTAACAGAAATTCTGCTTCTGTATCATTACCACCACCAGAACAAAACGAGTCGGAGACATCTGGAACTCAGCAGGAAGAGACCGTCACTGAGGCTTTGAATGAAGTCACTGAAGCACCGGTCAGGACTACATCTAATCCTCTTCTTAGATTTAGACGACCACCCGTAGCTAGACAACCAGGTACAGCTGTGACTCCAAGAGCTACCAATCCTTCAACTAGACGAACGGCTACTAGCAGAGGACGCTTAACCACCACAACTAGGAGACCTACCACTCGTTCAACTACTAATCCACTATTGTCACTGCGCAGACAACGCCCACAAAATTCCCTTTTCCCAAGACGGAACCTATTTAAACAGCCCGAACCTGAACCAGAagaagatattaaagaaaatgagCAAGAAGTTGAAGAGAGCGAGGAATTATTGGAAGGAGAAGAATTCGAAGAAGACAATGACTACGAATCATCAAACAGAAAAGAACAGCAAGTTGCAACACCTTCGACACCAGCACCAAAGCGGAATGTTGTAAGCATCAGACCGTTCTCGCGACGACGAGTAAAACGTCAAGTTGATTACGGTAATAGGAAATACACAAATTTCAGAAGACCTGGTCTCAAGTCTGCTTCTACTAAAGCTCCCGAATCAGAACCTGAAACGGAACCACCGGCGCCTGTAACTCAAAAAGTTAGACCTGGAAACAGATTTAATTCCAGGCTGTCATCCAGTAGTAGAACTACTACTACTGCTCCTCAAAAATCTTCGCAAAGGCAGCCTTTTATTGTCAGAGGAGAAAGTCGAACAACTACCACATCTGCACCCGCTTATAGAAGAAGTAGCAAATCAAGAGCATCTTCACGAACAACAACTTTATCATCAAGACCAAAAGCACCTAAACTATTGAATAGTCGATCGCAGTCAGAACGATCTAGAAGTCCGTCTCGTAGCAGCACGAGCAGGTCTCGAACACGCACAACAACTAGCAGAGGCTCGAGCAGACAAAGAAACTCTTTCGAGAACTTCAGCGGTGAAAGGCAAAACTACAAGAGTATCGTAGACAACGGAAAAATAACAATCACACATCAAATCCCAACTGAAGTCACTATCCCCGTAGTTAACGGAAAAATAACTGAGTACAAAAACGTTTTGACAGCCAAACCTAGCATAGAAGTCTTACTAAGAAATCAAGTTGCGACCACTTTAGGTCCCTTAGGCAACCAGCAACTGGTACTTGCTTCTGAGTCGACTAAGTTAGCAGAAAATGGTGCCACTGAACTCATTAAATTCTATCTGCATGAGACACCAACCAGAACTGTAATTTTCACACCTACCACTATTAGAGGTCGTAAGACGTCTTACTCGCATGTTTTGCCCAGTACTGTATATAATGTAGAGCCAGTAACACAAACAATCGCTCCTGAAATAAACGCCAACGTACCGTTAGCTAACTTGCTGCTATCACAACTGCTACTTGGTAACCAGCAGCCAGCGATCAACCCTCTCTTAGCTCTTCAAGGACAGGGCTTGTTACCGCAGCAGCCGGTAATACAAACTCCAGTAACTGAGTACAAAACTCGGGCTACAACTTACGTTACAACACTAACAGATGCTAGAGAAACCGTTCTGCCGATCACTTTCAAGGGAAAAGCCATTTTAACAACCATCGTTGATCCAACAATTAATGTTATAACCGCAACTGAGTATGTCACTGACACAATTGTTTCCACACCTACAGCTTTAGCCCCTCCACCACAATTCAATTCCTTGCTCCTGTTATTacaacagcaacaacagcaGCAGCAGGCTATAGCAAACCCGCTTCTCCAAACACCTAATCCTTTGTTAGGTCTCGGACAGCCTGATTTGAATTTACTACAAAATAACAACTTGAACAATGACATTTACAGCAACAGTCCCAAGCCAAACATATTACAAGACTTAAACAGCAACGAAGACTTTGGTGACGAAGTCCAAGACATTGAGGAAGATGCCCCGCCTCCGCCACCTCCCACGCGTACTAGGAATAAGCCAAGAGTCCCTAAACCCGCTCCCCCTAAACTGACTAGTGTAGTCACCATGTACGTATCTGGTAGGTATCCTGGTGAATTCAGTACCGTCCTATCCACCGTTGTTGTAGACGACACGCAGACTGTTAGGAAGCGAGAAGCAGTTTATTACGAAGACATCGAAGTACTTCCTTCAATATTACCCTCAGTCGGTCAATTGGCCAGTTCTCAGAGTGACAGCGCTCTAGAGAACTCTATTGTTTCAGGCACTGAGGAATATTTAGATGACTCTAGGTTCAAAGGCCAAATTGAGACGCAGAGTCTTGAGAGTATAGTTGGATCATTGAGTGAACACATAAGATATGACGCATCACCAACGTATGTCGTGAAGTTAGCAACAGCAACCGCCATTAGAGATTTAAATTTTAGATCAGTCGACGACGTCTCGTGA